In Colwellia sp. PAMC 20917, a single genomic region encodes these proteins:
- a CDS encoding outer membrane beta-barrel protein: protein MVIFRLLVILLIAFAMTLLTSFALKAETDFALESGDQFTATLLSEYGQISNFLNQGSDEESTGYVKIEPSVFIQTQLSRHLIQLATKVSHYQFNNFSEDDHNNLLFKPSYFFKLDHNKTLFADIKLQESYEYRGTGLSLGNAELITSGDDKKSLAANIGYLYGQIDSVAKLKLSIGQEDFRYKTRRAENKALDRVDQSVAASFDYLLSGKTYFAADLAYTQSNFQNNSPLNKDIYAVLVGMKWQSTAITQLQALIGYQRLTFEETLFASDTRFKWRVDINWQPTNFMQMNINTQRNYETTNRIVDSYRVVDSTNLQLTHQLTDYFQTSAVVGYRQEKVVYLEQTINEDYLYSEVRLNYQRNDWLTVFAGFTFKELTASDDRLNNQGNSLSLGFNVNI from the coding sequence ATGGTCATATTTAGACTTTTAGTCATTCTTCTCATTGCTTTTGCAATGACTTTACTGACTTCTTTTGCACTCAAAGCAGAAACTGACTTCGCGCTAGAAAGTGGTGATCAATTTACAGCAACGCTGTTATCTGAATATGGTCAAATAAGTAACTTTCTTAATCAAGGAAGTGATGAAGAAAGCACCGGCTACGTAAAAATTGAACCGTCCGTCTTTATTCAAACACAGTTATCACGACATTTAATACAATTAGCGACAAAGGTCAGTCATTACCAATTTAATAACTTTAGTGAAGACGATCATAATAATTTATTATTTAAGCCAAGCTATTTCTTTAAGCTTGATCATAACAAAACACTGTTTGCAGATATTAAGTTACAGGAAAGTTATGAATATCGCGGTACTGGCTTATCTTTAGGCAATGCAGAATTAATAACAAGCGGAGATGATAAAAAATCGCTTGCCGCTAATATAGGCTACTTATATGGCCAAATTGATTCAGTAGCAAAATTAAAACTTTCAATCGGTCAAGAAGACTTTCGCTATAAAACAAGACGAGCCGAAAATAAGGCACTCGACCGTGTTGATCAAAGTGTTGCGGCTAGTTTTGATTATTTACTGTCAGGAAAGACATATTTTGCTGCAGATTTAGCTTATACCCAATCAAACTTTCAAAATAATAGCCCATTAAATAAAGACATATATGCGGTATTAGTCGGTATGAAGTGGCAATCGACGGCTATAACTCAACTGCAAGCATTAATTGGTTATCAAAGATTAACTTTTGAAGAAACATTGTTTGCCAGCGATACTCGCTTTAAATGGCGAGTTGATATTAATTGGCAGCCAACGAATTTTATGCAAATGAATATAAACACCCAACGAAATTATGAAACAACCAACAGAATTGTCGATAGCTATCGAGTTGTTGACAGTACTAATTTACAACTTACTCATCAACTGACTGATTATTTTCAGACATCTGCGGTTGTTGGGTATAGACAAGAAAAGGTCGTTTACCTTGAGCAAACGATTAATGAAGATTATTTATACTCAGAGGTTAGGTTGAATTATCAACGTAATGATTGGCTGACTGTATTTGCAGGTTTTACTTTTAAAGAACTAACAGCAAGTGATGATAGGCTAAACAACCAGGGCAATAGCTTATCGTTAGGCTTTAATGTTAATATTTAG
- a CDS encoding argininosuccinate synthase — translation MALAKKQIKKVVLAYSGGLDTSAIIPWLKENYQGCEVIAFCADVGQGDEELEGVKEKAIASGASECYVVDLKEEYIKEYVYPILKTGAVYEGQYLLGTSMARPIIAKAHIEIALKVGADAVCHGCTGKGNDQVRFESCFAALAPELTVIAPWREWDMVSREDLLDYLAERNIPCAASLTKIYSRDANAWHISHEGGELEDPWCEPSKEVWTMTVDPMDAPDEPEKIQLSFADGELVAIDGIDFSGNGQENSAGAYQALMYLNAKGAAHGVGRIDIVENRLVGMKSRGCYETPGGTILMAAYKGLESLILDKESLKYRESIGLEFSHVIYDGRWFTPLAKAQLASAASFAEKLTGDVVVKLYKGMAQVIQRRSPNSLYSEAFATFGADDVYDQKHAEGFIRLFSLSSRITALSQKDTVLKHKET, via the coding sequence ATGGCTTTAGCAAAAAAACAAATTAAGAAAGTAGTATTAGCATATTCTGGTGGATTAGATACCTCAGCGATTATTCCATGGTTAAAAGAAAATTATCAAGGCTGTGAGGTTATCGCGTTTTGTGCTGATGTCGGCCAAGGTGATGAAGAGCTTGAAGGTGTTAAAGAGAAAGCGATTGCTTCAGGGGCATCTGAATGTTACGTGGTTGATCTTAAAGAAGAATATATAAAAGAGTATGTTTACCCCATTTTAAAAACTGGTGCGGTATACGAAGGTCAGTATTTATTAGGTACGTCAATGGCACGACCTATTATTGCTAAAGCGCACATAGAAATCGCTCTTAAAGTGGGTGCTGATGCGGTGTGTCATGGTTGTACGGGTAAAGGTAACGATCAAGTTCGTTTTGAATCTTGTTTTGCTGCGCTAGCGCCTGAGCTTACTGTTATCGCCCCATGGCGTGAGTGGGACATGGTTTCGCGTGAAGACTTATTAGATTATCTTGCCGAACGTAACATTCCTTGTGCGGCTTCATTAACTAAAATCTACAGTCGAGATGCTAATGCTTGGCATATTTCTCATGAAGGTGGTGAGCTAGAAGACCCTTGGTGTGAGCCATCAAAAGAAGTATGGACCATGACAGTGGATCCGATGGATGCGCCTGATGAGCCTGAAAAAATACAATTAAGCTTTGCTGACGGTGAGCTTGTTGCTATTGATGGTATAGACTTCTCTGGTAATGGCCAGGAAAACAGTGCCGGTGCTTATCAAGCGTTAATGTACTTAAATGCTAAAGGGGCTGCCCATGGTGTTGGTAGAATCGATATTGTCGAAAACCGCTTGGTTGGTATGAAGTCTCGTGGTTGTTATGAAACGCCAGGCGGTACTATTTTGATGGCGGCTTATAAAGGTTTAGAGTCACTTATTCTTGACAAAGAGTCACTTAAATATCGCGAATCTATTGGCCTTGAATTTTCTCATGTTATTTATGATGGTCGCTGGTTTACTCCGCTTGCTAAGGCTCAATTGGCTTCTGCTGCCTCATTTGCCGAAAAACTAACCGGTGATGTCGTTGTTAAATTGTATAAAGGTATGGCGCAAGTCATACAACGTCGTTCGCCAAATAGTTTGTATTCTGAGGCATTTGCTACATTTGGTGCTGACGATGTTTATGACCAAAAACACGCCGAAGGATTTATTCGTTTATTTAGCTTATCGAGTAGGATCACTGCACTTTCTCAAAAAGATACTGTGCTAAAGCATAAGGAAACATAG
- the argH gene encoding argininosuccinate lyase, with product MALWGGRFKEKASLQFKKFNDSLPVDYRMAVQDIVGSIAWAQAIHEVGVINEDELVRLTAALQELKASVEENPQQILLSDAEDIHSWVEIQLIEKTGDLGKKLHTGRSRNDQVATDLKLWCKEKGGDLLFALVNLQQAMMNLAEREKDTVLPGYTHLQRAQPITFGHWCLAYVEMFNRDIGRLKDALYRLDVSPLGSGALAGTAYPIDRNALASRLGFRTATMNSLDAVSDRDHVIELLASASISMMHLSRFAEDLIFYNSGEAGFVEMSDLVSSGSSLMPQKKNPDACELIRGKSGRVFGALTGMLITMKALALAYNKDMQEDKEGLFDALDTWQECMEMAVLVADGLKVNRSRTLAAAQQGYANATELADYLVGKDIPFREAHHIVGEVVLAAIDKGVPLEDLTISQLQEFSDRIEQDVYQHLSIESTLNKREALGGTSRSQVEKALATTQSGNEAILNEQVVGAPGKQRIQRALKQVKQRLNAQRAAAMSVRRARMSDVDSIYQLTNFWADKGEILPRSRDNIIHDIQNFVVAELDGKVVGSASLYIYQTGLAEIRSVVLQDDAQQQGQGKALIQYLLEFAYQMELEQIIVLTYIPKYFQQLGFNLIDKSSLADNIIEDSEPSPHKDPADEVAMEYILSQPQQA from the coding sequence ATGGCTTTATGGGGCGGACGTTTTAAAGAAAAGGCGAGTTTACAATTTAAGAAGTTCAATGACTCATTGCCGGTAGATTACCGCATGGCAGTGCAAGACATTGTTGGTTCAATAGCTTGGGCGCAAGCTATTCATGAAGTAGGCGTTATAAATGAAGATGAACTGGTTCGCTTAACGGCAGCATTGCAAGAATTAAAAGCGTCGGTAGAAGAAAATCCTCAACAAATTTTGTTGTCTGATGCGGAAGATATTCATAGTTGGGTAGAGATCCAGCTAATTGAAAAAACGGGTGACTTAGGTAAGAAGCTTCATACAGGGCGCAGCCGTAATGACCAAGTCGCAACTGATTTAAAGCTATGGTGTAAAGAAAAGGGCGGCGATTTACTGTTTGCTCTTGTTAATTTACAACAAGCGATGATGAATTTAGCGGAACGTGAAAAAGATACGGTACTACCCGGCTATACCCATTTACAAAGAGCGCAACCAATAACTTTTGGCCATTGGTGTTTAGCGTATGTAGAAATGTTTAACCGTGATATTGGCCGTTTAAAAGATGCGCTTTATCGTCTAGATGTTTCGCCACTGGGCTCAGGCGCTTTAGCAGGTACCGCTTATCCTATTGACAGAAATGCACTGGCGAGTCGCTTAGGTTTCAGAACCGCCACCATGAACAGTCTTGATGCTGTTTCTGACCGCGATCACGTCATTGAATTGTTGGCTTCAGCCAGTATTTCAATGATGCATTTATCACGTTTTGCCGAAGATTTAATTTTCTACAATTCAGGAGAAGCAGGCTTTGTTGAAATGAGTGATCTGGTCAGTTCTGGTTCATCATTAATGCCACAAAAGAAAAACCCTGATGCCTGTGAATTAATCCGCGGTAAGTCAGGTCGTGTTTTTGGCGCTTTAACGGGGATGTTAATCACAATGAAAGCGTTGGCACTTGCTTACAATAAAGATATGCAAGAAGACAAAGAAGGTTTATTTGATGCGCTTGATACGTGGCAAGAATGTATGGAAATGGCAGTACTCGTTGCTGATGGTCTGAAAGTAAATCGCTCACGGACATTAGCCGCGGCCCAACAAGGCTATGCGAATGCCACTGAACTTGCTGACTATTTAGTCGGTAAAGATATTCCATTTCGTGAAGCACATCATATTGTCGGTGAAGTCGTCTTAGCCGCTATTGACAAAGGTGTACCTTTAGAAGATTTAACGATAAGCCAACTACAAGAATTCAGCGATAGAATTGAGCAAGATGTTTATCAGCACCTTTCTATTGAATCGACACTTAATAAGCGTGAAGCGCTCGGCGGTACTTCTCGTTCACAAGTTGAAAAAGCGCTGGCGACTACTCAATCTGGCAATGAAGCTATCTTAAATGAGCAAGTTGTTGGTGCGCCAGGCAAACAAAGAATTCAAAGGGCATTAAAGCAAGTGAAACAGCGTTTAAATGCGCAACGTGCTGCTGCTATGTCTGTTCGTCGAGCAAGAATGTCTGATGTTGACAGTATTTATCAACTGACCAACTTTTGGGCCGATAAAGGGGAAATACTGCCACGGTCACGTGACAATATTATTCATGATATTCAGAATTTTGTTGTTGCCGAGCTTGACGGTAAGGTTGTTGGCAGTGCATCACTTTATATCTATCAAACAGGTTTAGCTGAAATACGCTCGGTTGTTTTACAAGATGATGCTCAACAACAAGGTCAAGGCAAAGCACTTATTCAGTATTTGTTAGAATTTGCCTATCAAATGGAGTTAGAGCAAATTATTGTTTTAACTTATATTCCAAAATATTTTCAGCAGCTTGGTTTTAACTTAATTGATAAAAGTTCACTAGCCGATAATATTATTGAAGATAGCGAACCCAGCCCACATAAAGACCCTGCTGATGAAGTCGCCATGGAATACATACTTAGTCAGCCTCAACAGGCATAA
- a CDS encoding polysaccharide biosynthesis/export family protein gives MRYYVLSLILVLCSFFCEASDYLLGPGDKIHIVVYGEDDLTTTVKIDKSGFISFPFLADIQVIGLSTKKLETTIRKGLLGDYIVDPQVSVSVSIYRPFFIHGQVTRPGGYPYQDYLTLDKAIAIAGGLSNRASASDWKITRLVKGVKVTLEGNIATEIHPDDIIKIEQSFF, from the coding sequence ATGCGTTACTATGTTTTGTCACTAATTTTAGTGCTCTGCAGCTTTTTTTGTGAGGCAAGTGATTATTTACTGGGCCCTGGCGATAAAATACATATTGTTGTTTACGGTGAAGACGATTTAACAACAACTGTGAAAATTGATAAATCGGGTTTTATATCTTTTCCGTTTTTAGCTGATATACAGGTAATAGGTTTATCAACTAAAAAACTTGAAACCACGATAAGAAAAGGCTTACTTGGAGATTATATTGTTGACCCACAAGTCTCTGTTTCTGTGTCTATTTATCGGCCGTTTTTTATCCACGGACAAGTTACACGACCAGGTGGTTACCCTTATCAAGATTATTTGACCTTGGATAAAGCCATCGCAATCGCTGGGGGGTTATCTAATAGGGCGTCGGCTTCCGATTGGAAAATTACACGACTAGTCAAAGGTGTTAAAGTGACGTTAGAGGGGAACATTGCTACTGAGATCCACCCTGATGATATTATAAAAATAGAACAAAGTTTTTTCTAA
- the argB gene encoding acetylglutamate kinase gives MTKTINTSVTSKTNKPLVIKIGGAILEKKDALADLLKIIATLKNQAVVLVHGGGCVVDEILSQAGFTSEKKQGLRVTPQEQMPLIAGALAGSVNKAIVATAASLHMQAVGLSLVDGDMVSCQLSDKGLGMVGEPSANNSKLLDTLLSANFLPVISSIGSLANGELVNVNADDAAVAICQLLNAELLLLTDVNGVKDARGEYIASLSKTQANSLIEQGVIAGGMTAKVNAALHAASQLRRSIAVASWQSPEQIINLIKGDAIGTRIQPH, from the coding sequence ATGACTAAGACAATAAACACATCAGTAACGTCTAAAACTAACAAGCCATTAGTGATCAAAATTGGCGGCGCTATTCTTGAAAAAAAAGATGCTTTAGCTGATTTATTAAAAATTATCGCGACATTAAAAAATCAAGCCGTGGTGCTAGTGCATGGCGGCGGCTGTGTTGTTGATGAAATACTCAGCCAAGCTGGTTTTACTTCAGAGAAAAAACAGGGTTTACGTGTTACACCTCAAGAACAAATGCCCCTTATTGCGGGTGCATTAGCAGGTAGTGTTAATAAAGCGATTGTTGCCACTGCAGCAAGTTTACACATGCAAGCCGTTGGATTGTCACTGGTCGATGGTGATATGGTTTCGTGTCAGTTAAGCGATAAAGGCCTGGGTATGGTGGGTGAGCCTAGTGCAAATAATAGTAAGTTACTCGATACACTTTTAAGTGCAAACTTTTTACCGGTTATCTCTTCTATTGGTTCATTAGCCAATGGTGAGTTAGTGAATGTTAATGCGGATGATGCAGCTGTCGCAATTTGTCAGTTACTAAATGCCGAATTGTTACTGCTAACCGATGTTAATGGTGTAAAAGATGCGCGTGGCGAATATATTGCTTCACTAAGTAAAACTCAGGCAAATTCCTTAATCGAGCAAGGTGTTATTGCTGGCGGGATGACCGCCAAAGTTAATGCCGCTTTGCATGCAGCAAGCCAATTGCGACGAAGTATCGCGGTTGCCAGTTGGCAGTCGCCTGAGCAAATCATCAATCTAATAAAGGGTGATGCAATTGGCACACGCATTCAGCCACATTAA
- a CDS encoding ornithine carbamoyltransferase, which yields MSPTHTRLENFLADDQLTKTQIIDLIALAIKIKNHPSGYSEALAGKSVVMIFEKPSLRTHVSFDMGINKLGGHALYLGQQNGKLGERERVSDYAKNLSCYADAIVARVFENSAIEGLAEHATIPVINALCDIYHPCQALADFVTLQEYFVIGKGIDLTKVKLAYIGDGNNVSNSLMFMAAILGVDFTLVCPAGHEPEAQLFSKAKAFAEKSGSKLVLTSDVEALGQQDAIYTDTWVSMGFEDASKKAALLETFAPYQVNHQMMKDSGASIVMHCQPAHLEEEITTALFDSEMSVVFQAAENRMWAQNAVLVTLLTK from the coding sequence ATGTCACCGACACACACAAGATTAGAAAACTTTTTAGCAGATGATCAACTGACTAAAACACAAATAATTGATCTGATTGCTTTAGCAATAAAGATTAAAAACCATCCTAGCGGGTATAGTGAAGCTTTAGCGGGTAAATCTGTAGTGATGATTTTTGAGAAACCTTCATTAAGAACACACGTTAGTTTTGATATGGGTATTAACAAATTAGGCGGCCATGCGCTATATTTAGGCCAACAAAATGGCAAACTAGGTGAGCGAGAACGAGTTAGTGATTATGCTAAAAACCTTTCTTGCTATGCAGACGCTATCGTTGCGCGTGTTTTTGAAAACAGCGCCATTGAAGGTTTAGCTGAGCACGCAACTATTCCAGTGATTAATGCACTGTGTGATATATATCATCCGTGCCAAGCACTAGCTGATTTTGTTACTTTGCAAGAATATTTTGTTATAGGTAAAGGTATAGATTTAACAAAGGTTAAACTTGCTTATATTGGTGATGGTAACAATGTGTCTAATTCGTTGATGTTTATGGCTGCAATACTAGGGGTCGATTTTACCTTGGTTTGTCCAGCGGGGCATGAACCAGAAGCACAATTATTTAGTAAGGCGAAAGCTTTTGCAGAAAAGTCAGGGAGTAAGTTGGTACTTACATCAGATGTTGAGGCTTTAGGGCAGCAAGATGCTATTTATACCGATACATGGGTATCAATGGGCTTTGAAGATGCCAGTAAAAAAGCTGCACTCTTAGAGACGTTTGCACCTTATCAAGTGAACCATCAAATGATGAAAGACAGCGGCGCCAGTATTGTGATGCATTGCCAACCAGCGCACTTAGAGGAAGAAATAACAACCGCACTTTTTGACAGTGAAATGTCGGTAGTTTTTCAAGCAGCAGAAAATAGAATGTGGGCGCAAAATGCGGTACTCGTTACGCTATTAACTAAATAA
- a CDS encoding GumC family protein: protein MLNDNQSVNFNAPNQEIDLKEVLRPLWSRRWQIVFFTLLVSLMVSFYVSLLKPSFKATAILQIGSNKPANTLSINDAFNESSASKEQVKTQYELLKSRKFAERVIISLNLVEHQEFNSGKYNDKISFFANIGKRTSRPTVSSLISIFESRLTIAPIASTELVKISFAAHSPQLAQKVANQIGLTYLQYQDEIHSASKESTSQWLVDQLEELEKKLETSEQELQEYREAEGIVDILGIAGLVSSELTELTSSAIRAEKIKDDLEVTYQSMQKRRKNTAQLLELQEISQQSDLVQLRRADEKAARKIFELSKRYGPKHPKRIAVQAELESLQKGIVQLVDEIVISIEKDYLNSSEKVKATNNRLAIAKVDYLRLSRLQNKFSQLQREVDTNKELYNNYLVRLKETDAMGNYKANFYVRFIDKAIIPTDRFAPKKALIVIMSFMLSFAIIAIIIIMREISMDTLNSRRKLDSFTEAPVLAILPKFQAPSAEKKNDPYYTDNRFTEAVRTLRTSLLFNGESKPAKVIAITSSVPNEGKSTIALHLARSFSEMEKVLLIEADMRHPTVAKNMNLSPHRPGLSNLLAKTHQINECIIRDKNLKLDILTSGISPANPLVFLSMKRLNMLIKVFGNFYDRIIIETPPVNAVSDAAIISKLVETVLYVVHGEKTKREQITTGLRMLKQVNAHIEGIIINHSQSIDADKYQNKYYNERANNIVKLPVRKQG, encoded by the coding sequence ATGTTAAACGATAATCAAAGCGTAAATTTTAATGCCCCAAACCAAGAGATAGATTTAAAAGAGGTCTTAAGACCGCTTTGGTCTCGACGTTGGCAGATTGTTTTCTTTACTTTACTCGTTTCACTGATGGTTTCTTTTTATGTTTCGTTGCTCAAGCCTTCCTTTAAAGCCACGGCTATTTTACAAATAGGCAGTAATAAACCCGCGAATACTTTATCGATTAATGACGCCTTTAATGAATCTAGCGCCAGTAAAGAGCAAGTTAAAACCCAGTACGAATTATTAAAGTCTCGAAAATTTGCTGAGCGCGTTATTATTAGTTTAAATTTGGTTGAACATCAGGAATTTAATAGTGGTAAATACAATGATAAAATAAGCTTCTTCGCTAACATAGGAAAGCGGACTAGTAGACCAACGGTCAGCAGCTTAATCTCAATCTTTGAAAGTCGTTTAACTATCGCTCCGATAGCGAGCACCGAACTTGTTAAAATAAGTTTTGCTGCGCACTCACCTCAATTAGCACAAAAAGTCGCTAATCAAATCGGTCTCACTTATCTTCAATACCAAGATGAAATTCATAGCGCGTCAAAGGAGTCAACGTCGCAGTGGCTTGTTGACCAACTTGAAGAGTTAGAGAAAAAGCTTGAAACATCAGAGCAAGAACTACAAGAATACCGTGAAGCGGAAGGTATTGTTGATATTTTAGGGATTGCTGGCTTAGTTAGCTCTGAGTTAACCGAGCTAACTTCTTCAGCAATACGAGCTGAAAAAATCAAAGATGACTTAGAAGTAACTTACCAAAGTATGCAAAAGCGTCGAAAAAATACCGCGCAACTTCTGGAACTTCAGGAAATCAGTCAGCAAAGTGACCTTGTACAATTAAGGCGTGCCGATGAAAAAGCAGCGCGTAAGATATTTGAGCTTTCCAAGCGTTACGGGCCCAAACACCCCAAACGTATAGCGGTGCAAGCAGAGCTAGAGTCATTGCAAAAAGGCATCGTACAGCTCGTTGATGAAATTGTAATATCTATTGAAAAAGATTACCTAAACTCTTCTGAAAAAGTTAAAGCAACGAATAATCGTTTGGCAATTGCGAAAGTCGATTACTTACGCTTGAGCCGTTTACAAAATAAATTTTCACAATTGCAACGCGAAGTTGATACCAATAAAGAACTTTATAATAACTATTTAGTCCGTTTAAAAGAGACTGACGCTATGGGTAATTATAAAGCAAACTTTTACGTGCGTTTTATTGATAAAGCGATTATACCCACGGATAGGTTCGCCCCCAAAAAAGCCCTCATAGTGATTATGAGTTTTATGTTATCGTTTGCGATTATTGCCATAATTATCATTATGCGTGAGATATCAATGGATACGTTAAATTCACGTCGAAAACTTGATAGCTTTACCGAAGCACCTGTTCTCGCTATTTTACCAAAATTTCAAGCGCCAAGTGCTGAAAAAAAGAATGATCCCTATTACACCGATAATCGCTTTACCGAAGCGGTGCGCACGTTAAGAACCTCTTTATTGTTTAATGGCGAAAGTAAGCCAGCTAAAGTGATTGCGATAACATCCTCGGTGCCAAATGAAGGGAAGTCGACTATAGCACTACATTTAGCCCGCTCGTTTAGTGAAATGGAAAAGGTTTTGCTCATTGAAGCGGATATGCGACATCCGACCGTAGCAAAAAATATGAATTTAAGTCCACATCGCCCAGGATTATCAAATTTATTAGCGAAAACACATCAAATTAATGAATGTATTATCCGCGATAAAAACTTAAAGTTAGATATTTTAACCTCGGGTATTTCTCCGGCTAATCCGCTAGTTTTTTTATCAATGAAACGCCTTAATATGCTCATTAAAGTTTTTGGTAATTTTTATGACCGAATTATTATTGAGACACCACCGGTAAATGCTGTGAGTGATGCTGCTATTATTTCTAAATTAGTTGAAACGGTTTTGTATGTTGTTCATGGTGAAAAAACGAAACGAGAGCAAATTACCACAGGTTTACGTATGCTAAAGCAAGTCAATGCACACATTGAGGGCATCATAATCAACCACAGCCAAAGCATTGATGCTGATAAATACCAAAACAAGTACTACAACGAACGCGCTAATAACATTGTTAAATTACCGGTACGTAAACAAGGTTAG
- the argA gene encoding amino-acid N-acetyltransferase — protein MDSISNNEQNYVKWFRNAAPYINAHRGKTVVLMFGGEAVLHPNFANIIHDIALLRSLGVKLVLVHGARPQIEERMDQRNITRHIENNIRVTDAETLVAVKDATGSLRLHIEALLTMGLVNSPMHGSRIRVSTGNFVIAKPIGVRDGVDYKYTGSVRRIDAVGIHTQLDYGSIVVLSPIGYSSTGEVFNLALEDVATKTALALKADKLITFTQEDGLIDESGELIRSCSVRRVKTLLDDKDCHVRQLLLRAIIESGENGIERCHCVSYQSDSALLQELFTRDGAGTLIAKDHKEEVCTASIDDVGGILELIAPLEEEGILVKRSRELLEVEIDRFTVLKKEDVIIACAALYPYPEASSGEIACVAIHPDYRNGNRGERLMNALEVKAFDQHLTSLFVLTTVSGHWFREQGFIESSMEDLPEGKKQLYNFQRKSKVYIKHI, from the coding sequence ATGGATAGCATCAGTAATAACGAACAAAATTATGTTAAATGGTTTAGAAATGCAGCGCCCTATATTAATGCGCACCGTGGAAAAACAGTGGTGCTTATGTTTGGTGGCGAAGCCGTGCTTCACCCAAATTTTGCCAATATTATTCATGATATTGCTTTGTTGCGTAGCTTGGGTGTTAAGTTAGTCTTAGTTCATGGCGCTAGACCACAGATAGAAGAGCGTATGGATCAGCGTAATATTACTCGCCATATTGAAAATAATATTAGAGTAACCGATGCTGAAACTTTGGTTGCAGTAAAGGATGCGACGGGTTCATTGCGCTTACATATCGAAGCTTTGCTCACTATGGGCTTAGTTAACTCGCCCATGCATGGTTCGCGAATTCGTGTTAGCACCGGGAATTTTGTCATTGCTAAACCGATAGGGGTACGTGATGGCGTCGATTATAAATATACCGGTAGCGTAAGACGAATCGATGCGGTCGGTATTCATACCCAGCTTGATTATGGCTCTATAGTGGTATTATCGCCGATTGGCTACTCTTCTACCGGTGAAGTGTTCAACTTAGCACTTGAAGACGTCGCGACTAAAACAGCACTCGCCCTTAAAGCCGATAAATTAATTACCTTTACTCAAGAGGATGGTTTAATTGATGAATCTGGTGAGCTAATTCGTAGCTGTAGTGTACGGCGAGTAAAAACGTTATTGGATGATAAAGATTGTCATGTTCGCCAATTATTATTAAGAGCGATAATCGAGAGTGGAGAAAATGGTATAGAGCGTTGCCATTGCGTGAGCTACCAAAGTGATAGTGCTTTACTACAAGAGTTATTTACCCGCGATGGTGCAGGAACTTTAATTGCGAAAGATCATAAAGAAGAAGTTTGTACCGCTAGCATCGATGATGTCGGTGGTATTTTAGAACTGATTGCCCCCTTAGAAGAGGAAGGTATTCTGGTGAAGCGCTCAAGAGAACTACTTGAAGTTGAAATTGATCGCTTTACGGTACTTAAAAAGGAAGATGTTATTATTGCTTGTGCTGCTTTGTACCCTTATCCCGAAGCAAGTTCAGGAGAAATAGCCTGTGTGGCGATTCATCCTGATTATCGCAATGGAAATCGAGGTGAGCGCTTAATGAATGCCTTAGAAGTAAAAGCTTTTGATCAGCACTTAACCTCATTATTTGTCTTAACAACGGTCAGTGGTCATTGGTTTCGAGAGCAAGGTTTTATCGAAAGTTCAATGGAAGATTTACCTGAAGGTAAAAAACAGCTGTATAACTTCCAACGAAAATCTAAGGTCTACATCAAACATATTTAG